A part of Nocardioides sp. WS12 genomic DNA contains:
- a CDS encoding MaoC family dehydratase encodes MKVYDGVAGFANAEGDVLGTSDWLEIDQARIDTFADATGDHQWIHVDAARAADGPFGATIAHGFLTLSLLPPLLNQLYRVDNVRMAVNYGLDKVRFMAPVPVGSKIRLTATVLSVTSLEGAVQSTFESTFEIEGSDKPAAVVHSIVRYIA; translated from the coding sequence GTGAAGGTGTACGACGGCGTGGCGGGCTTCGCGAACGCAGAGGGCGACGTGCTGGGCACGTCGGACTGGCTGGAGATCGACCAGGCGCGGATCGACACATTCGCGGACGCCACGGGTGACCACCAGTGGATCCACGTCGACGCGGCGCGGGCAGCGGACGGCCCTTTCGGCGCGACCATCGCCCACGGCTTCCTCACGCTGTCCCTGCTGCCGCCACTGCTCAACCAGCTCTACCGGGTCGACAACGTCCGGATGGCAGTGAACTACGGCCTCGACAAGGTGCGCTTCATGGCGCCGGTGCCGGTCGGCTCCAAGATCCGGTTGACCGCGACGGTGCTGTCGGTGACGTCGCTCGAGGGCGCCGTGCAGTCAACGTTCGAGAGCACCTTCGAGATCGAAGGCTCTGACAAGCCAGCCGCAGTCGTCCATTCGATCGTGCGGTACATCGCATGA
- a CDS encoding SCP2 sterol-binding domain-containing protein, producing MAFKDADEVRHYIGSVFQAGFDDPEVGPKMEATGIVVKFVFSDPDADLVIDMGKKEIGAGEGMAAPIATMRMTAELGSAYWQGKVNLPLSMARGKIKVDGNVASLLKLAPLGKKLFPKYVATLKAAGRDDLVVA from the coding sequence ATGGCTTTCAAGGATGCGGACGAGGTTCGCCACTACATCGGCAGCGTGTTCCAGGCCGGGTTCGACGACCCCGAGGTCGGGCCGAAGATGGAGGCCACCGGCATCGTCGTGAAGTTCGTCTTCTCCGATCCCGACGCCGACCTCGTGATCGACATGGGCAAGAAGGAGATCGGCGCCGGCGAAGGCATGGCCGCCCCCATCGCGACCATGCGGATGACCGCTGAGCTCGGCAGCGCCTACTGGCAGGGCAAGGTCAACCTGCCCCTCTCGATGGCCCGGGGCAAGATCAAGGTCGACGGCAACGTCGCGAGCCTGCTCAAGCTGGCCCCCCTCGGCAAGAAGCTCTTCCCGAAGTACGTCGCCACTCTCAAGGCGGCCGGTCGCGACGACCTCGTCGTCGCCTGA
- a CDS encoding nitroreductase, with translation MTTATTTTADALEDLLSSRYSCRGFLPQTVDGTDLRRLFTMAQRTASWCNSQAWQVELLSGDAVTALSERLLAHVPVAAEKPDIAGPERYEGVYQDRRRACGFELYNALGIARDDQTGRLMQMLENFRFFGAPHVAIITSPQALGTYGVMDCGGYVATLLAAAESLGVNAIAQAAIAMFGDVVRAEIGIPEDRSIVCAVSLGYADPEHPANAFRTVREDVDVAVAGLP, from the coding sequence ATGACCACCGCCACCACCACTACTGCGGACGCCCTCGAAGACCTGCTGTCCTCTCGGTACAGTTGCCGCGGGTTCCTGCCCCAGACCGTCGACGGCACCGACCTCCGGCGCCTCTTCACGATGGCGCAGCGCACGGCGTCGTGGTGCAACTCGCAAGCCTGGCAGGTCGAGCTCCTCAGCGGCGACGCCGTGACCGCTCTTTCGGAGCGGCTGCTCGCCCACGTCCCGGTGGCGGCGGAGAAGCCGGACATCGCCGGCCCGGAGCGCTACGAGGGCGTGTACCAGGACCGGCGCCGGGCCTGCGGCTTCGAGCTCTACAACGCTCTCGGCATCGCGCGCGACGACCAGACCGGTCGCCTGATGCAGATGCTGGAGAACTTCCGGTTCTTCGGCGCACCGCACGTCGCGATCATCACCAGCCCCCAGGCGCTCGGGACGTACGGCGTCATGGACTGCGGCGGATACGTTGCGACGCTGCTCGCTGCGGCCGAGTCGCTGGGCGTCAACGCGATCGCCCAGGCGGCCATCGCCATGTTCGGCGACGTCGTTCGCGCCGAGATCGGCATCCCCGAGGACCGCTCGATCGTCTGCGCCGTCTCCCTCGGGTACGCCGACCCCGAGCACCCGGCGAATGCCTTCCGCACCGTGCGGGAGGACGTCGACGTGGCCGTCGCCGGGCTGCCATGA
- a CDS encoding MBL fold metallo-hydrolase, with translation MTLTRITDRVTLIQLPLPLEGLTSVNCYVLRGDSEAVLVDPGWSSPETERALLDGLGELGLGPADIGRVLTTHHHWDHYTQAITWQGKHGIPVHLGRGDAPSIEAWHSLDGAFPRQVGLLRRAGAHGLAAEVEAMPAEVHEQDMDFDLPAGWIDDGAEIDLGGLVVRAHATPGHTRGHVCFEVVGEDLLLSGDHVLPRITPSIAYEREPSEDSLTSYLGSLRLVADLPGARLLPAHGAIGDSAAQRAKELIAHHDERLDVIRSLVVSGHATAHDIAAAMTWTRRERRLDDLDLVHRMTAVLEVAAHLTVLTHDGIVARTTDEGVAQYAAM, from the coding sequence ATGACCCTCACACGGATCACCGACCGGGTCACCCTCATTCAGCTGCCCCTGCCGCTCGAGGGCCTCACCAGCGTCAACTGCTACGTCCTGCGCGGCGACAGCGAAGCCGTGCTGGTCGACCCGGGCTGGTCCTCGCCGGAGACCGAACGGGCCCTGCTGGACGGGCTGGGCGAACTCGGCCTTGGGCCGGCCGACATCGGCCGGGTGCTCACGACCCACCACCACTGGGACCACTACACGCAGGCGATCACCTGGCAGGGCAAGCACGGGATTCCCGTTCATCTCGGGCGCGGCGACGCACCCAGCATCGAGGCGTGGCACTCACTGGACGGGGCCTTCCCGCGACAGGTCGGCCTGCTTCGACGAGCAGGAGCGCACGGCCTTGCCGCCGAGGTCGAGGCCATGCCCGCCGAGGTGCACGAGCAGGACATGGACTTCGACCTACCGGCCGGCTGGATCGACGACGGAGCCGAGATCGATCTCGGCGGCCTGGTCGTGCGCGCGCACGCGACACCCGGCCACACGCGCGGCCACGTCTGCTTCGAGGTCGTCGGCGAGGACCTGCTGCTCAGCGGCGACCACGTCCTGCCGCGGATCACGCCGTCGATCGCCTACGAGCGCGAGCCGTCCGAGGACTCCCTGACGTCGTACCTCGGCTCGCTGAGGCTGGTCGCCGACCTGCCGGGGGCCCGGCTGCTGCCGGCGCACGGCGCCATCGGTGACAGCGCGGCCCAACGGGCGAAGGAACTGATCGCTCACCACGACGAGCGACTTGACGTGATCCGATCTCTCGTCGTGAGCGGTCATGCAACCGCTCACGACATCGCCGCTGCGATGACGTGGACCCGGCGCGAGCGCCGCCTCGACGACCTGGACCTGGTGCATCGGATGACGGCGGTACTCGAGGTCGCCGCCCACCTGACGGTCCTCACCCATGACGGCATCGTCGCCCGGACCACCGACGAGGGCGTAGCGCAATACGCGGCCATGTGA
- a CDS encoding TetR/AcrR family transcriptional regulator produces the protein MTERQVRRNEALRASWFEGANEILATDGYGALKLAPLCKKLGVTTGSFYHSFDNWQDFTDALLDAWLDERTQQTVEIVRKTEDPVDRLLQLADATAELMHQTEAAIRVWAGVDERVAIVQRKVDDGRYQVVNEAMTQIVGAEQAERFTVWGLSTLIGYEMIAGRHGREHLLWSLQHILADARAEA, from the coding sequence ATGACTGAACGGCAGGTCCGCCGCAACGAGGCGTTGCGTGCTTCGTGGTTCGAGGGTGCCAACGAGATCCTCGCGACCGATGGCTATGGCGCACTGAAGCTCGCTCCCCTGTGCAAGAAGCTCGGCGTCACGACCGGATCCTTCTACCACTCGTTCGACAACTGGCAGGACTTCACCGACGCGCTGCTCGACGCCTGGCTGGACGAGCGCACCCAACAGACCGTCGAGATCGTCCGCAAGACCGAAGACCCGGTCGACCGGCTGTTGCAACTCGCCGACGCCACCGCCGAACTGATGCACCAGACCGAGGCAGCAATCCGGGTCTGGGCGGGCGTCGATGAGCGCGTCGCCATCGTGCAGCGCAAGGTCGACGACGGGCGCTACCAGGTCGTCAACGAGGCGATGACGCAGATCGTCGGCGCCGAGCAGGCCGAACGGTTCACCGTCTGGGGCCTGAGCACCCTGATCGGCTACGAGATGATCGCCGGACGGCACGGTCGCGAGCACCTGCTCTGGTCGCTGCAACACATTCTGGCCGACGCCCGGGCCGAGGCCTGA
- a CDS encoding aminoglycoside phosphotransferase family protein, producing the protein MPLRDTLAIATMVGQVATTVARERFGPAVKLDRPDAVPPNAETVTTDWLTQALCRAVPGAAVTSIDIIGGSDGTSSRRALLVGYNDAGRDAGLPTHLFSKAAAGLFSRLLLGLTDIAEGESLFYNQVRNSLDLRSPRSYYAGFDPRTRRSLVILEDLSVDGWSFPDPQHNKVTRADAEDMVAEMARYHGALWNSPRFATDLSALKHAERWQQDLDRRVGFRSRTLRGFDRASAVLPERLVARRNELYPAFHRALALHHDTPSTLLHQDLHLGNWLRDPAGRMGLYDWQCVARGNWALDYAYALAGALEPEDRREWEEDLLRGYLARLAAEGVTTAPDFDSAWLAYRQQPMHAFAFGLFTLGGSRFEPELQPRDYTLAAIGRIARFVDDHTTLDALEAR; encoded by the coding sequence ATGCCGCTGCGGGACACCCTTGCCATTGCCACCATGGTCGGACAGGTGGCCACCACCGTGGCCCGCGAGCGCTTCGGTCCCGCCGTGAAGCTGGACCGGCCGGACGCCGTACCCCCGAACGCGGAGACGGTCACGACCGACTGGCTCACCCAGGCGCTCTGCCGTGCGGTTCCTGGCGCAGCGGTCACCTCGATCGACATCATCGGTGGCAGCGACGGCACCTCGTCGCGCCGTGCCCTGTTGGTCGGCTACAACGACGCGGGGCGCGATGCCGGGCTGCCGACGCACCTCTTCAGCAAGGCGGCAGCGGGGCTGTTCTCCCGACTGCTGCTCGGCCTCACCGACATCGCCGAGGGCGAGTCGCTCTTCTACAACCAGGTCCGTAACAGCCTGGACCTGCGCAGCCCCCGGTCGTACTACGCGGGCTTCGATCCGCGCACCCGGCGGTCACTGGTGATCCTCGAGGACCTGTCCGTCGACGGCTGGTCCTTTCCCGACCCGCAACACAACAAGGTCACCCGCGCCGACGCCGAGGACATGGTTGCCGAGATGGCGCGCTACCACGGTGCGCTCTGGAACAGCCCGCGGTTCGCCACCGACCTGTCCGCCCTCAAGCACGCGGAGCGCTGGCAGCAGGACCTCGATCGTCGGGTCGGGTTCAGGTCCCGCACCCTGCGGGGGTTCGACCGGGCGAGCGCCGTCCTGCCCGAGCGACTGGTGGCCCGACGGAACGAGCTCTACCCGGCCTTCCACCGTGCGCTGGCGTTGCACCACGACACGCCCTCGACGCTGTTGCACCAGGACCTGCATCTCGGCAACTGGCTCCGGGACCCCGCGGGCCGGATGGGCCTCTACGACTGGCAGTGCGTGGCGCGGGGAAACTGGGCGCTGGACTACGCCTACGCGCTGGCCGGTGCCCTCGAACCGGAGGACCGACGCGAGTGGGAGGAGGACCTGCTTCGTGGCTATCTGGCTCGGCTCGCCGCCGAGGGCGTGACAACGGCGCCTGACTTCGACAGTGCGTGGCTCGCCTATCGTCAGCAGCCCATGCATGCGTTCGCCTTCGGCCTGTTCACCCTCGGTGGCAGCCGGTTCGAACCAGAGCTGCAACCCCGCGACTACACGCTCGCCGCGATCGGGCGGATTGCCCGGTTCGTCGACGACCACACGACGCTCGACGCCCTGGAGGCCCGATGA
- the fabG gene encoding 3-oxoacyl-ACP reductase FabG, with the protein MTALLEGRTAIVTGAAQGIGLAIATTLVGHGARVTIADLDGAKAEAAAAAIGPAARGVACDVTSEESVAALVAGAVAEYGGLDVIVNNAGITRDASLKKMTLENFRAVITVHLQGTWLGIRAASEVMREAKRGSIINISSMSGKSGNPGQTNYSAAKAGIVGMTKAAAKELAHHGVRVNAIQPGLIRTPMTEAMTPEAYAATEATIPMRRAGEPEEIANVVAFLASDLSSYMTGAVLEVSGGRGM; encoded by the coding sequence ATGACCGCGCTGCTTGAAGGTCGCACCGCCATCGTCACCGGTGCTGCCCAGGGGATCGGTCTGGCGATCGCGACCACCCTCGTCGGCCACGGCGCGCGCGTCACCATTGCCGATCTCGACGGCGCAAAGGCCGAAGCGGCGGCCGCTGCGATCGGTCCGGCCGCCCGCGGGGTCGCCTGTGACGTCACGTCCGAGGAGAGTGTCGCGGCGCTCGTCGCCGGCGCCGTCGCCGAGTACGGCGGCCTCGACGTGATCGTCAACAACGCCGGCATCACCCGGGACGCGTCGCTGAAGAAGATGACGCTCGAGAACTTCCGGGCCGTGATCACCGTCCACCTGCAAGGCACCTGGCTCGGCATCCGGGCTGCCAGCGAAGTCATGCGGGAAGCGAAGCGCGGCAGCATCATCAACATCTCGTCGATGTCCGGCAAGAGTGGCAATCCGGGACAGACCAACTACAGCGCGGCCAAGGCCGGCATCGTTGGCATGACCAAGGCCGCGGCCAAGGAGCTGGCCCACCACGGGGTCCGGGTCAACGCGATCCAGCCCGGGCTGATCCGCACGCCGATGACCGAGGCGATGACGCCGGAGGCCTACGCCGCCACCGAGGCCACCATCCCGATGCGTCGCGCAGGTGAGCCCGAGGAGATCGCGAACGTCGTGGCCTTCCTGGCGTCCGACCTGTCCAGTTACATGACCGGTGCCGTGCTCGAGGTCTCCGGTGGGAGGGGGATGTGA
- a CDS encoding acetyl-CoA C-acetyltransferase → MSEAYIVEAVRTPVGRRKGGFADVHPADLAAHSLKELVARAGVDPSAIEDVILGCLDNIGAQAGDIARTSALAAGFPETVPGVTIDRQCGSAQQAVSFAAMGVKSGMQDLVIAGGVQKMTQFPILSAFGAGEAFGSTDPWTGCEGWQARYPGEEISQFRGAEMMAAHWKLTRDDCEEWAFQSHQRALAAIDAGYFDKEISAFAGVTADEGPRRDTTREKMATLQTLVPTGVLTAGVASQISDASAALLIASEAAVKQHGLTPRARIHHASVRGDDPVMMLSAPIAATQYALKKAGLTIEDIDVVEINEAFAPVVLAWNKELNADPAKVNPNGGAIALGHPIGATGARLMVSMLHELERTGGRYGLQTMCEGGGQANVTIIERL, encoded by the coding sequence ATGTCCGAGGCCTACATCGTCGAAGCTGTCCGGACGCCCGTCGGGCGCCGCAAGGGCGGATTCGCCGACGTCCACCCCGCCGACCTCGCCGCGCACTCGCTCAAGGAGCTCGTCGCACGCGCTGGCGTCGACCCGTCGGCCATCGAGGACGTCATCCTCGGTTGCCTCGACAACATCGGCGCCCAGGCCGGCGACATCGCCCGCACCTCCGCCCTCGCGGCCGGCTTCCCCGAGACCGTGCCCGGCGTGACGATCGACCGCCAGTGCGGCTCCGCCCAGCAGGCCGTGAGCTTCGCAGCCATGGGCGTCAAGAGCGGGATGCAGGACCTCGTCATCGCTGGTGGCGTCCAGAAGATGACCCAGTTCCCGATCCTCTCGGCCTTCGGCGCTGGCGAGGCCTTCGGTTCCACCGACCCGTGGACCGGGTGTGAGGGCTGGCAGGCCCGCTACCCCGGCGAGGAGATCTCCCAGTTCCGCGGCGCCGAGATGATGGCGGCGCACTGGAAGCTCACCCGCGACGACTGCGAGGAGTGGGCCTTCCAGAGCCACCAGCGTGCGTTGGCCGCGATCGACGCGGGCTACTTCGACAAGGAGATCTCTGCGTTCGCAGGCGTCACCGCTGACGAGGGCCCGCGCCGCGACACGACGCGCGAGAAGATGGCCACTCTCCAGACCCTGGTCCCGACCGGTGTCCTGACCGCCGGAGTCGCCTCTCAGATCTCCGACGCCTCGGCTGCCCTGCTGATCGCATCCGAGGCCGCCGTCAAGCAGCACGGTCTCACCCCGCGCGCCCGGATCCACCACGCATCGGTCCGCGGGGATGACCCGGTCATGATGCTCTCGGCGCCGATCGCCGCCACGCAGTACGCCCTGAAGAAGGCCGGCCTGACCATCGAGGACATCGACGTCGTCGAGATCAACGAGGCGTTCGCGCCTGTTGTGCTCGCCTGGAACAAGGAACTCAACGCCGACCCGGCAAAAGTGAACCCGAACGGCGGCGCCATCGCCCTGGGCCACCCGATCGGTGCGACCGGCGCGCGGCTGATGGTCTCGATGCTGCACGAGCTCGAGCGCACCGGTGGCCGCTACGGCCTGCAGACCATGTGTGAGGGCGGCGGCCAGGCCAACGTCACCATCATCGAGCGTCTCTGA
- a CDS encoding SDR family oxidoreductase, with protein MAGVEGRVVIVTGAGGGLGREYALFLASVGAKVVVNDLGGARDGSGAGTTMADAVVAEIRAAGGEAVANYDSVATAEGAAGIVATAIDTFGAVHGLVNNAGILRDTSFSKMDVDAWKLVQAVHLDGGFHMSKAVWPHFREQGFGRIVMATSTSGLFGNFGQANYGAAKAGLVGLLNTLAIEGARDGIHVNAIAPMAATRMTEDIAPQEFLDKLPPAYVSPVVTYLLTEESTDNGAVFVAGGGQVYRVAQFQNKGAVFTEPPSLREVSERWSDIADLDDATIGKNPIG; from the coding sequence GTGGCTGGAGTAGAAGGTCGGGTCGTCATCGTCACCGGTGCGGGCGGCGGGCTCGGACGCGAGTACGCGCTCTTCCTGGCAAGCGTCGGCGCCAAGGTGGTCGTCAACGACCTCGGCGGCGCGCGCGACGGCAGCGGCGCAGGTACGACGATGGCGGACGCCGTGGTCGCGGAGATCCGCGCCGCTGGCGGCGAGGCCGTCGCGAACTACGACAGCGTCGCGACCGCCGAGGGTGCGGCCGGCATCGTCGCCACCGCCATCGACACGTTCGGTGCCGTGCACGGTCTCGTGAACAACGCGGGCATCCTGCGCGACACGTCCTTCTCCAAGATGGATGTCGATGCCTGGAAGCTCGTGCAGGCGGTCCATCTCGACGGTGGCTTCCACATGAGCAAGGCCGTCTGGCCGCACTTCCGTGAGCAGGGCTTCGGCCGGATCGTGATGGCGACCTCCACCAGTGGCCTGTTCGGCAACTTCGGCCAGGCCAACTACGGCGCGGCGAAGGCCGGCCTCGTGGGTCTGCTCAACACCCTCGCCATCGAGGGTGCCCGCGACGGCATCCACGTCAACGCGATCGCTCCCATGGCTGCGACGCGAATGACCGAGGACATCGCGCCCCAGGAGTTCCTCGACAAGCTGCCGCCGGCCTATGTGTCACCGGTGGTGACCTATTTGTTGACCGAGGAGTCCACGGACAACGGCGCTGTCTTCGTTGCCGGAGGGGGGCAGGTGTACCGCGTGGCCCAGTTCCAGAACAAGGGCGCCGTGTTCACCGAGCCGCCGTCGCTGCGCGAGGTTTCCGAGCGCTGGAGCGACATCGCGGACCTCGACGACGCCACGATCGGCAAGAACCCCATCGGCTGA
- a CDS encoding acyl-CoA dehydrogenase family protein, which produces MERTLFDEDHESYRATVREFLAREVIPHKDQWDDDKWIPREVFKAAAEAGLYGLQIPEEFGGSGVSDYRYRLVVGEEVARANAISFSVTLGLQDDLFLAYLLGRANDEQKKRWLPGFAAGDLIGALAMTEPGTGSDLQAIRTSARRDGDHFVVNGQKTFISSGIMADLIVLAVRTDPEGGSNGFSLLMVEADSTPGFERGRKLDKIGLPAQDTAELFFTDARIPVENLLGEEGQGLKYLMSHLPRERLGVANQSITTARATLDQTIAYLKDRTAFGKRLIDFQNTRFELAEMDTELDVAQAYVDASVLAFNAGTLTPVEAAKGKWYVSELQKRVIDRCLQLHGGYGFMREYAVGKAYIDTRIQTIYGGTTEIMKEIIGRDIAGGR; this is translated from the coding sequence ATGGAACGCACGCTCTTCGACGAAGACCACGAGTCCTACCGGGCCACCGTTCGCGAGTTCCTCGCGCGCGAAGTCATCCCCCACAAGGACCAGTGGGACGACGACAAGTGGATCCCGCGGGAGGTCTTCAAGGCAGCAGCCGAGGCCGGCCTCTACGGCCTCCAGATCCCCGAGGAGTTCGGCGGCAGCGGAGTCAGCGACTACCGGTACCGCTTGGTCGTGGGCGAGGAGGTGGCCCGTGCCAACGCCATCTCGTTCAGCGTCACGCTCGGACTCCAGGACGACCTCTTCCTGGCCTACCTACTGGGTCGCGCGAACGACGAGCAGAAGAAGCGGTGGCTCCCCGGCTTCGCAGCCGGTGACCTGATCGGCGCACTGGCGATGACGGAGCCCGGAACGGGCAGCGACCTCCAGGCGATCCGCACCTCGGCCCGACGCGACGGCGACCACTTCGTCGTCAACGGGCAGAAGACGTTCATCTCCAGCGGCATCATGGCCGACTTGATCGTCCTCGCCGTGCGCACCGACCCCGAAGGCGGCTCGAACGGCTTCAGCCTGCTCATGGTCGAGGCGGACTCGACGCCCGGCTTCGAGCGCGGCCGCAAGCTCGACAAGATCGGCCTGCCGGCCCAGGACACCGCCGAGCTGTTCTTCACCGACGCCCGCATCCCGGTCGAGAACCTCCTGGGTGAGGAGGGCCAGGGACTGAAGTACCTGATGAGCCACCTCCCTCGCGAACGCCTCGGCGTCGCGAACCAGTCGATCACCACGGCCCGTGCGACGCTCGACCAGACCATCGCCTACCTCAAGGACCGCACGGCGTTCGGCAAGCGGCTGATCGACTTCCAGAACACCCGCTTCGAACTGGCCGAGATGGACACCGAGCTCGACGTCGCCCAGGCGTACGTCGACGCCTCCGTCCTCGCGTTCAACGCCGGCACGCTCACGCCGGTCGAGGCAGCCAAGGGCAAGTGGTACGTCAGCGAGCTGCAGAAGCGAGTCATCGACCGGTGCCTCCAGCTCCACGGCGGCTACGGATTCATGCGCGAGTACGCCGTCGGCAAGGCGTACATCGACACCCGGATCCAGACCATCTACGGCGGCACGACCGAAATCATGAAGGAGATCATCGGCCGCGACATCGCCGGTGGACGTTGA